The Synechocystis sp. PCC 7509 genome includes a window with the following:
- the ndhC gene encoding photosynthetic/respiratory NAD(P)H-quinone oxidoreductase subunit C, whose protein sequence is MFVLSGYEYLLGFIIVCSLVPALALSASKLLRPSGRSPERRTTYESGMEPFGGAWIQFNIRYYMFALVFVIFDVETVFLYPWAVAFHRLGLLAFVEALIFIAILVVALVYAWRKGALEWS, encoded by the coding sequence GTGTTTGTCCTCAGTGGTTATGAATATTTACTAGGCTTCATCATAGTCTGTAGCCTAGTTCCCGCCCTAGCACTCTCAGCGTCTAAACTGCTCCGCCCCAGTGGTCGCAGCCCCGAACGACGCACTACTTACGAGTCAGGGATGGAACCCTTTGGTGGTGCTTGGATTCAGTTCAACATCCGCTACTATATGTTTGCGCTGGTTTTCGTCATTTTTGACGTGGAAACCGTGTTTCTTTATCCTTGGGCTGTGGCTTTTCACCGCCTCGGACTTTTAGCATTTGTGGAAGCTTTGATTTTTATTGCAATTCTTGTTGTTGCCCTTGTTTATGCTTGGCGTAAAGGAGCTTTAGAATGGTCTTGA
- a CDS encoding rubredoxin, with protein sequence MSDPAVETKALDRYECRACGYVYEPDKGDSKHPIDPGTPFTELPSSWRCPVCGVRTSQFENIGPSGTASGFQENLSFGLGVNKLTPAQKNLLIFGGLALGVLFFLSLYGLQ encoded by the coding sequence ATGAGCGACCCTGCTGTTGAAACCAAAGCGCTAGACCGCTATGAATGCCGTGCCTGTGGCTATGTTTACGAACCGGATAAGGGAGACAGCAAGCACCCTATCGATCCAGGAACACCTTTTACGGAACTACCTAGTTCTTGGCGCTGTCCAGTGTGCGGCGTGAGGACTTCTCAGTTTGAGAATATCGGCCCATCTGGTACAGCATCAGGCTTTCAAGAAAATCTTAGCTTTGGATTGGGAGTAAATAAACTAACACCAGCGCAAAAGAATTTACTAATTTTTGGTGGTTTGGCTTTGGGCGTGTTATTTTTTCTCAGTTTATACGGGTTACAATAA
- a CDS encoding photosynthesis system II assembly factor Ycf48 — protein MLSLFKLGQRVIVLLAVVLLCIGCSSVATLDRNPWQVLTVPSEANFQDITFTNDSQHGWLVGSKSTILETHDGGESWQQVSLDLDEKNNLFTSVSFDGDEGWITGEPSILLHTTDKGETWSRIPLSEKLPGKPDTIIALGASSAEMTTDVGAIYRTTDGGKNWKAMVQEAVGVVRNIERSDDGKYLAVSAKGNFYSTWEPGQEAWQGHNRNSSRRVQNMGFGKDGRLWMLARGGQIQFSQPNTLDEWDEAQYPELSTSWGLIDLAYRTPEEIWLAGGSGNLLCSFDGGKTWLKDREIENVPSNLYKIVFVKPDQGFIIGQRGVLLKYQPAVEAAA, from the coding sequence ATGCTTTCACTTTTTAAACTTGGACAACGAGTTATTGTACTTTTAGCAGTTGTCTTACTGTGCATCGGTTGTAGTAGTGTAGCAACTCTCGATCGCAACCCTTGGCAAGTGCTAACTGTACCCTCGGAAGCTAATTTTCAAGATATCACTTTTACAAACGATTCTCAGCACGGTTGGCTAGTAGGTAGCAAGTCAACAATTTTAGAAACCCACGACGGCGGTGAATCTTGGCAACAAGTTAGCCTAGACTTGGACGAAAAAAACAATCTATTTACTTCGGTAAGTTTTGATGGCGATGAAGGTTGGATTACTGGAGAACCTTCTATATTGCTTCACACCACCGATAAAGGCGAAACTTGGTCGCGGATTCCTTTAAGCGAAAAGTTACCCGGTAAACCCGATACTATTATTGCTTTGGGGGCTTCTTCCGCCGAGATGACCACCGATGTTGGCGCTATCTATCGGACAACGGACGGCGGCAAAAACTGGAAAGCAATGGTACAAGAAGCTGTGGGCGTAGTGCGAAATATTGAGCGCTCCGACGACGGCAAATATTTAGCAGTTTCCGCTAAAGGTAACTTTTATTCCACTTGGGAGCCTGGTCAAGAGGCTTGGCAAGGTCACAACCGCAATAGTTCTAGGCGCGTTCAAAACATGGGTTTTGGCAAAGATGGGCGTTTGTGGATGTTAGCACGGGGCGGTCAAATCCAATTTAGTCAGCCAAATACTCTAGATGAGTGGGACGAAGCCCAATATCCAGAACTTTCTACTAGCTGGGGATTAATTGACTTAGCTTATCGGACACCGGAAGAAATCTGGTTAGCTGGTGGTAGCGGTAATTTGCTTTGTAGTTTCGATGGTGGTAAAACTTGGCTTAAAGACCGCGAAATTGAAAATGTACCATCTAATTTATACAAAATAGTTTTTGTTAAACCCGACCAAGGATTTATTATTGGTCAGCGTGGTGTTTTGCTGAAGTATCAACCCGCCGTTGAAGCCGCAGCTTAA
- the psbE gene encoding cytochrome b559 subunit alpha — MSGVTGERPFGDIITSVRYWVIHSITIPALFIAGWLFIQTGLAYDAFGTPRPNEYYTQGRQELPIVRDRYQAKQQIDKFIGK, encoded by the coding sequence ATGTCTGGAGTTACTGGAGAGCGTCCATTTGGGGACATTATTACTAGCGTTCGTTACTGGGTGATTCACAGTATCACTATTCCAGCATTGTTTATTGCTGGTTGGCTATTTATCCAAACAGGTTTAGCTTACGATGCTTTTGGTACGCCAAGACCAAATGAATACTACACGCAAGGACGGCAAGAATTGCCTATAGTGCGCGATCGCTACCAAGCTAAACAACAAATTGACAAATTTATCGGTAAATAA
- the psbF gene encoding cytochrome b559 subunit beta, giving the protein MTNTNQPIQYPIFTVRWIAVHTLAVPSVFFLGAIAAMQFIQR; this is encoded by the coding sequence ATGACAAACACTAATCAACCCATTCAATACCCAATTTTTACAGTTCGCTGGATAGCCGTTCACACTCTTGCTGTACCATCAGTGTTTTTCTTGGGTGCGATCGCTGCTATGCAATTTATTCAACGATAG
- a CDS encoding photosystem II reaction center protein L, with product MPERLPNPNRQPVELNRTSLFLGLLLVFVLGILFSSYFFN from the coding sequence ATGCCAGAAAGATTACCTAATCCTAACAGGCAGCCTGTTGAACTCAACCGCACTTCGCTGTTTTTAGGCTTATTACTTGTTTTCGTGCTTGGTATCTTGTTTTCTAGTTATTTCTTTAACTAA
- a CDS encoding photosystem II reaction center protein J, whose product MNASGRIPLWVVATVAGLGVIVVVGTFFYGSYTHMGSSL is encoded by the coding sequence GTGAATGCAAGCGGTAGAATTCCTTTGTGGGTTGTAGCCACTGTTGCGGGACTAGGTGTAATTGTAGTTGTGGGAACTTTCTTTTATGGTTCTTACACTCATATGGGTTCATCTTTGTAA
- the psaI gene encoding photosystem I reaction center subunit VIII encodes MLFTASYLPSLLVPLTCLVFPAIGLIFMFLYVEREDTVNN; translated from the coding sequence ATGTTATTCACAGCTTCTTACTTACCATCGCTTTTAGTTCCCTTAACTTGCTTAGTTTTTCCGGCTATAGGTCTAATATTTATGTTCTTGTACGTTGAACGGGAAGATACTGTAAATAACTAA
- a CDS encoding tubulin-like doman-containing protein, translated as MTLYIIAIGGTGARCVEAVTQCAAAGLFTEEPIKIVFVDADESNGNLSRTSETVKTYQECYELTKTNTQIPWMQTPIELLSFWSPFSNSTNKTLGSFLNYNSYKNSHPALGHLFDVLYTKGEREAPLDVGFRGRPAIGSAIISQVNFDESEQEPWATLIKLIRADLGTGKSVNIFLCGSIFGGTGASGFPTIGRLLVNKLSRLEGRDRLKIGGLLMLPYFAFLVPNEQDDKGIYARADQFLLNTESALRYYVNEAQSTFDSVYMLGNQNPTNVRFSVGKNSQCNEPHFIELYAALAAKHFLVNSARGEQGKVILIGRNSPGRITWKDLPDSEEVKQKLVNTTRFAFAWMANLVPELGYASKVGVKGFQKQAPWFSSFFRPVQGLFGMIGSREMQSLPEFNDGTEQEAIETIKKWCNSYLRWLNRLHFSGDNIELFRPEMFTGGEGKISAENFAGLVFEDSRDKDKRSQDTIQVLKEKLDAKTLGQAGTVGLAKSLYLQCKP; from the coding sequence ATGACACTTTATATTATTGCTATTGGCGGCACGGGTGCAAGATGCGTTGAAGCGGTTACTCAGTGCGCCGCCGCCGGGTTGTTTACAGAAGAACCGATTAAGATTGTATTTGTAGATGCGGATGAGTCTAACGGCAACTTATCGCGCACTAGCGAAACTGTCAAAACTTATCAAGAGTGTTACGAATTAACTAAAACTAATACTCAAATTCCTTGGATGCAAACACCCATTGAATTGTTGAGTTTTTGGTCGCCATTTAGTAATAGTACAAATAAAACTTTAGGCAGTTTTTTAAATTACAACAGTTATAAAAATAGTCATCCAGCTTTAGGTCATTTGTTTGACGTTTTATACACCAAAGGCGAACGGGAAGCGCCCCTAGATGTAGGGTTTAGAGGTAGACCGGCGATTGGTTCAGCAATTATTAGTCAAGTCAATTTTGATGAATCAGAACAAGAACCTTGGGCGACTTTAATTAAATTAATTCGCGCTGATTTGGGTACAGGGAAATCGGTAAACATATTTTTATGCGGTTCAATATTTGGCGGTACGGGTGCTTCGGGATTTCCGACAATTGGGCGGTTATTGGTAAATAAATTAAGTAGATTGGAAGGGCGAGATCGTTTAAAAATTGGCGGGTTATTAATGTTACCTTATTTTGCCTTTCTAGTACCAAACGAGCAAGATGATAAAGGAATTTATGCCCGCGCCGATCAGTTTTTACTTAATACTGAATCTGCTTTGCGTTACTATGTAAATGAGGCTCAAAGTACCTTTGATTCAGTGTATATGTTAGGAAATCAAAACCCTACTAATGTGAGATTTAGTGTTGGTAAAAATAGCCAATGTAACGAACCACATTTTATTGAATTGTATGCGGCTTTAGCGGCAAAGCATTTTTTAGTTAATTCGGCTCGTGGTGAACAAGGTAAAGTAATATTGATAGGGCGCAATTCTCCCGGACGAATTACTTGGAAGGATTTACCAGATAGCGAAGAAGTGAAGCAAAAGCTAGTAAATACAACTCGATTTGCCTTTGCTTGGATGGCAAATCTTGTGCCAGAACTTGGTTATGCAAGTAAAGTAGGTGTTAAGGGATTTCAAAAACAAGCGCCTTGGTTTTCTAGTTTCTTTCGCCCTGTACAGGGTTTATTTGGCATGATTGGTAGTAGGGAAATGCAGAGTTTGCCAGAATTTAATGATGGCACTGAACAAGAAGCTATTGAAACTATTAAAAAATGGTGTAATAGTTACTTGCGTTGGTTGAATAGGCTGCACTTTTCAGGAGATAATATCGAGCTATTTAGACCAGAAATGTTTACGGGAGGAGAGGGTAAAATTAGCGCTGAAAACTTTGCGGGGCTTGTATTTGAAGATAGTAGAGACAAAGATAAGCGATCGCAAGATACAATTCAAGTATTAAAAGAAAAGTTAGATGCCAAAACTTTGGGACAAGCGGGTACGGTTGGACTAGCTAAATCACTTTATTTACAGTGCAAACCTTAA
- the hisS gene encoding histidine--tRNA ligase: MDAIQALRGTRDILPGEIEYWQKIEECARNILNRANYQEIRTPIFEQTELFKRGIGEATDVVGKEMYSFNSRSENYSITLRPEGTAGVVRAYIQNSLQAQGGVQRLWYTGAMFRYERPQAGRQRQFHQLGLEVLGSADPRADVEVIAIATDILQTLGLKNLHLDINSIGNTEDRQNYRQALVDYFTPYKDELDADSQERLTRNPLRILDSKDKRTQAIAQDAPSILKYLGAYSQQHFKQVQELLTSLDIAYKINPRLVRGLDYYTHTAFEIISDDLGAQATVCGGGRYDGLVSQLGGAETSAVGWAMGLERLTILLQQLSPLPAPVIDFYVVSKGDEAESQALKIAQKLRQSGFSVELDLSGSGFKKQFARADRSGAIACLIIGEEEAATSSVKLKWMASKEQTAISQTDLLAITNDLRQQIDSHRT, from the coding sequence ATGGACGCAATACAAGCATTACGGGGTACGCGGGATATATTACCCGGAGAGATAGAATACTGGCAAAAAATCGAAGAATGCGCCCGAAACATCCTCAATAGAGCTAATTATCAAGAAATCCGTACCCCGATTTTTGAGCAAACGGAGTTATTTAAACGCGGAATTGGCGAAGCGACAGATGTTGTCGGGAAAGAAATGTACTCTTTCAATAGCCGCAGTGAAAACTATTCAATTACTTTACGCCCCGAAGGTACAGCCGGAGTAGTACGAGCTTATATTCAAAACAGCCTCCAGGCTCAGGGAGGAGTACAGCGCCTATGGTATACTGGGGCGATGTTTCGCTACGAACGTCCTCAAGCTGGCAGACAAAGACAGTTTCATCAGTTAGGGTTAGAAGTGTTGGGTAGTGCCGATCCTAGAGCCGATGTTGAAGTAATTGCGATCGCTACCGATATTTTACAGACTTTAGGTTTAAAAAATCTCCACTTAGATATCAATTCTATAGGCAATACTGAAGATAGACAAAATTATCGTCAAGCTTTAGTTGACTACTTTACTCCCTACAAAGATGAATTAGACGCAGATTCTCAAGAGCGTTTAACTCGCAATCCCTTACGCATTCTCGATAGTAAAGACAAACGTACCCAAGCAATTGCTCAAGATGCGCCAAGTATTTTAAAATATTTGGGTGCGTACTCTCAGCAACACTTTAAGCAAGTACAGGAGTTGTTGACAAGTTTAGATATTGCTTACAAAATAAATCCGCGCTTAGTCAGAGGTTTAGACTACTATACTCACACCGCTTTTGAAATTATCTCCGACGATTTAGGGGCGCAAGCAACAGTTTGTGGCGGTGGTAGGTATGACGGGTTAGTGAGCCAATTAGGGGGCGCAGAGACTTCCGCAGTAGGTTGGGCGATGGGTTTAGAGCGCTTAACTATCTTACTGCAACAACTATCACCATTACCCGCGCCAGTAATAGATTTTTATGTGGTGTCTAAAGGCGACGAGGCGGAATCTCAGGCACTTAAAATCGCTCAAAAGCTGCGTCAATCAGGGTTTAGCGTAGAATTAGATTTAAGTGGGAGCGGGTTTAAAAAGCAATTTGCACGGGCAGATCGTAGTGGTGCGATCGCGTGTTTAATTATAGGAGAAGAAGAAGCTGCAACTTCTAGTGTCAAATTAAAGTGGATGGCATCAAAAGAACAAACAGCAATTTCTCAAACTGATTTACTAGCTATTACAAACGACTTACGCCAACAAATCGACAGCCACAGAACTTAA
- a CDS encoding putative 2-dehydropantoate 2-reductase: protein MSSLYNNRLTYAILGTGALGGYYGACLQRAGLEVHFLLNSDYGRVKQHGLIIESPGDNFNLPRVNAYNSAATMPKCDVVVVALKTTQNHLLPQILPPVVKDDGVVLVLQNGLGIESDVADIVGNSRVIGGLCFLCSNKVGAGHILHLDYKEIKLGEYNPNYQPGGISERMRLIGADFEKAGIPIKLAEDLLLARWQKLVWNIPYNGLSVILDATTNELMADTNTLALVRELMDEVVAGAKTCDRIISESFVAEMLDHTAKMKPYRTSMKIDYDEKRVLEVEAIFGNPLRMVQNAGTQLPRIATLYQQLKFLDATNRVKKNK, encoded by the coding sequence ATGTCAAGCCTTTACAATAATCGGTTAACTTATGCCATTTTAGGGACGGGGGCTTTAGGTGGCTACTATGGCGCTTGTTTGCAACGAGCAGGTTTAGAAGTGCATTTCTTGCTCAATAGCGACTACGGTCGCGTTAAGCAGCATGGTTTAATCATTGAGTCCCCCGGCGATAACTTTAATTTGCCCCGCGTTAATGCCTACAACAGCGCCGCCACAATGCCTAAATGCGATGTAGTAGTTGTGGCTTTGAAAACAACGCAAAATCATTTACTACCTCAAATTTTGCCTCCAGTAGTCAAAGATGACGGGGTAGTATTAGTTTTACAAAATGGGCTAGGAATTGAGTCAGACGTTGCGGATATTGTTGGCAATTCTAGGGTAATAGGTGGGTTATGCTTTCTTTGCTCTAATAAGGTGGGCGCGGGACATATTCTGCATTTAGACTACAAGGAAATTAAATTAGGTGAATATAACCCTAACTATCAACCTGGCGGTATTTCCGAGCGAATGCGTCTTATTGGCGCTGATTTTGAAAAAGCAGGGATTCCAATTAAATTAGCTGAAGACTTGTTACTCGCTAGATGGCAAAAATTAGTTTGGAATATCCCTTATAACGGGCTTTCGGTGATTTTGGATGCCACAACTAATGAGCTAATGGCTGATACTAATACCTTAGCTTTAGTTAGAGAATTGATGGATGAAGTGGTTGCAGGGGCGAAAACGTGCGATCGCATTATTTCTGAAAGCTTTGTTGCCGAAATGCTCGACCATACTGCTAAAATGAAGCCCTACCGCACTAGCATGAAAATTGACTACGACGAAAAGCGAGTTTTAGAAGTAGAAGCAATTTTTGGCAACCCTTTACGGATGGTGCAAAACGCAGGTACACAGTTACCGAGAATTGCTACACTTTACCAACAACTAAAGTTTCTTGATGCAACTAATCGTGTCAAGAAAAACAAATAA
- a CDS encoding ion channel: MKKKRRSSANIVHFVKQNGRLNIEGLGKWYSYWNDPYHLLLTLPWAGFLTLICCGYIIANALFALAYLAGGDGIENARPGSFSDAFFFSVQTMASIGYGAMYPQTTYAHLLVTAESLVGLFGVTMATGLMFARFARPTARVTFSQVAVIAPFEGVPALMFRTANQRRNLILEASLRVSLARDEITAEGDFIRRIYDLPLLRSQNPSFSLSWTAIHPIDELSPLYKVSSESLIEDETTILVTLTGLDETVGQNIYAHHTFASRDILWGMRFVDILVWKPNGDRYIDYSHFHDVKPLQ; encoded by the coding sequence ATGAAAAAAAAGCGGCGCTCTTCTGCAAATATCGTGCATTTTGTCAAGCAGAATGGACGGTTAAATATAGAAGGGCTAGGAAAATGGTACAGCTATTGGAACGATCCATACCATTTACTACTTACGCTTCCTTGGGCGGGTTTTTTGACATTAATTTGCTGCGGGTATATTATTGCGAATGCTTTATTTGCCTTAGCCTATTTAGCTGGCGGTGATGGAATTGAAAATGCGCGTCCTGGTAGCTTCTCCGATGCCTTTTTTTTCAGCGTCCAAACTATGGCATCGATTGGCTACGGTGCAATGTATCCTCAGACAACCTACGCTCATTTGTTAGTAACGGCGGAGTCTTTAGTTGGTTTGTTTGGCGTGACAATGGCGACGGGTTTAATGTTTGCCCGATTTGCAAGGCCGACTGCGAGAGTAACTTTTAGCCAGGTAGCAGTAATTGCACCTTTTGAAGGCGTACCAGCTTTAATGTTTCGCACTGCTAACCAACGCCGCAATTTAATTTTAGAAGCATCTCTGCGTGTCAGTTTGGCTAGAGATGAAATAACCGCCGAAGGCGATTTTATCCGCCGCATCTACGATCTTCCGCTACTTCGCAGTCAAAACCCTAGCTTTTCCCTCTCCTGGACAGCCATTCATCCCATAGACGAACTTAGTCCGCTTTATAAAGTTTCCTCGGAGTCGCTGATAGAGGATGAAACAACAATTTTAGTTACCCTGACAGGATTAGACGAAACTGTAGGACAAAATATTTACGCTCACCATACTTTTGCAAGTAGAGATATTCTTTGGGGTATGCGTTTTGTTGATATCTTAGTTTGGAAGCCTAATGGCGATCGCTATATTGATTACAGCCACTTTCACGATGTCAAGCCTTTACAATAA
- a CDS encoding YihY/virulence factor BrkB family protein produces MRLKTIFTLLKETVDEWNKDKASRLAAALAYYTVFSLSPLLIIAIAIAGAIFGEEAARGEIVGQIQGLVGKDGAEFIQTAIESAAKPQEGGGLASAISVVVLLFGASGVFSQLQDALNTIWEVQPDPKAGAGGFIRARFLAFSMVLGIGFLLLVSLLLSAALSGVIGYLGHLFPVISSLLQVANFVLGFIVTTVLFGLIYKFLPDVKIKWNDVLIGAAITSLLFSIGRYGLGLYLGNSSFGSTYGAAGSLVIILAWVYYAAQILFFGAEFTQVYARRYGSQIVPSKNAIPINAGDRAEQGMEANDTNRPPKRKSASPNFFSNLFKSSKRRSKNRRP; encoded by the coding sequence GTGAGATTAAAAACAATATTTACGCTGCTAAAAGAAACAGTTGACGAATGGAATAAAGACAAAGCTTCACGGTTAGCCGCCGCTTTAGCTTATTACACCGTTTTTTCGCTGTCACCGCTACTAATTATTGCGATCGCAATTGCGGGGGCAATATTTGGCGAAGAAGCCGCTAGAGGCGAGATTGTTGGGCAAATTCAAGGCTTAGTTGGTAAAGATGGCGCTGAATTTATCCAAACTGCGATCGAAAGCGCCGCTAAACCTCAAGAAGGCGGCGGTTTAGCGTCGGCTATTAGTGTTGTGGTGCTGCTATTTGGTGCGTCGGGGGTATTTTCCCAACTGCAAGACGCGCTTAATACTATTTGGGAAGTGCAACCCGATCCAAAAGCGGGTGCAGGGGGTTTTATCCGCGCTCGTTTTTTAGCCTTTTCGATGGTGCTAGGAATTGGTTTTTTACTGCTAGTTTCGCTGTTACTTAGTGCGGCTTTGTCAGGAGTTATCGGTTATTTAGGTCATTTGTTCCCGGTAATTTCGTCGCTGTTGCAAGTTGCAAATTTCGTTTTAGGTTTTATCGTTACTACGGTACTATTTGGCTTAATCTATAAATTTTTGCCCGATGTCAAAATTAAATGGAATGATGTTTTAATTGGTGCGGCGATTACTTCTCTGTTATTTTCTATAGGTAGGTACGGTTTAGGTTTATATCTAGGTAATAGTAGCTTTGGCTCTACTTACGGTGCGGCGGGTTCGCTGGTAATTATCCTTGCTTGGGTGTACTATGCGGCGCAAATTTTGTTTTTTGGGGCAGAATTTACCCAAGTTTATGCTCGCAGATATGGCTCGCAAATTGTCCCCAGTAAAAATGCTATACCTATAAATGCTGGCGATCGCGCTGAACAAGGTATGGAAGCCAACGATACAAATCGCCCTCCCAAACGCAAATCTGCATCCCCTAACTTTTTTAGTAATTTATTTAAGTCCTCAAAACGCAGAAGCAAAAACCGACGACCTTAA
- a CDS encoding NCS2 family permease codes for MSGYIQTNSVDEDKQIPGSTPPEPHNNWLRAIARYFQFNYYKTNFKTEILAGITTFMTMGYILVVNPIILSNAIFLNEQGDLFSQLAVATAIAAAVGTLCMGLFANYPFGLAPGMGTNAFFAFSVVIGLKIDWRLALSCVFVQGLIFIALTFTDVRRLLIQTIPNTIKHSTAAGIGLFIAYIGLSGDPATGGAGLIVANEATKTAFGSLAQPATLMAVAGLIITSAFVVRRVRGALLLGIFATAVLAWILGIATPPQGIFALPQLPKDLFGQAITGLSGLNASNIIDWLAVLFVFLFVDVFDAVGTLTGVGMRAGYIGEDGELPRANQALMADAIATTVGPIFGTSSVTAYVESISGVLEGGRTGFTAVIIGLLFLLSLFFIPIFQAIPAFATTPTLVIVGAMMLSQVKEIRWDDLSEAIPAFLTMFMIPLTYSIAEGLAIGFISYPLVKAFQGKGQEVSLGTWIIAGVFVARFVFMTLRFN; via the coding sequence ATGAGCGGATATATTCAGACTAATAGCGTTGATGAAGATAAACAGATTCCCGGTTCTACTCCCCCAGAACCTCATAATAATTGGCTTAGAGCGATCGCCCGGTATTTTCAGTTTAACTATTACAAAACCAACTTTAAAACCGAAATCCTCGCCGGGATCACTACTTTCATGACGATGGGCTATATCCTAGTTGTGAACCCGATTATTTTATCAAACGCTATTTTTCTCAATGAACAAGGGGATTTATTTTCGCAATTAGCCGTAGCCACTGCGATCGCGGCGGCGGTAGGAACGCTCTGTATGGGCTTGTTTGCCAACTATCCCTTTGGTTTAGCCCCCGGTATGGGAACCAACGCATTTTTTGCTTTTTCGGTAGTTATCGGGCTAAAAATTGACTGGCGATTAGCTTTATCTTGCGTATTCGTGCAAGGACTAATATTTATTGCTTTAACGTTTACAGATGTCCGCCGCTTGCTCATTCAAACTATTCCTAACACAATCAAACATTCTACGGCGGCGGGGATTGGCTTATTTATTGCCTATATTGGACTATCGGGAGATCCAGCAACCGGAGGCGCGGGGCTAATTGTGGCAAATGAAGCTACTAAAACCGCTTTTGGCAGTTTAGCTCAACCAGCTACTTTAATGGCTGTAGCGGGTCTAATAATTACCTCTGCGTTTGTAGTGCGGCGCGTTAGAGGGGCATTGTTATTAGGGATTTTTGCCACCGCCGTACTAGCTTGGATTTTGGGCATTGCTACGCCACCTCAAGGTATATTTGCTTTACCTCAATTACCCAAAGACTTATTTGGACAAGCAATTACCGGACTATCAGGGCTTAACGCCAGTAATATTATTGATTGGTTAGCAGTGTTATTTGTATTTTTGTTTGTAGATGTTTTTGATGCGGTGGGGACACTGACAGGGGTAGGAATGCGCGCGGGTTACATTGGTGAAGATGGAGAATTACCCCGCGCCAATCAAGCTTTAATGGCAGATGCGATCGCAACTACCGTTGGGCCTATATTTGGAACTTCTAGCGTCACAGCTTATGTAGAATCTATTTCCGGCGTACTGGAAGGCGGACGTACTGGTTTTACCGCCGTTATTATTGGGCTATTATTTCTGCTTTCATTATTTTTTATCCCAATTTTCCAAGCTATTCCCGCTTTTGCAACTACTCCAACCTTAGTAATTGTGGGCGCAATGATGCTTTCCCAAGTTAAAGAAATTCGCTGGGACGATTTATCAGAAGCAATTCCCGCCTTTTTAACCATGTTTATGATTCCGCTTACTTATTCAATTGCGGAAGGATTGGCGATCGGTTTTATTTCCTACCCGTTAGTTAAAGCTTTTCAAGGTAAAGGTCAAGAAGTATCGTTAGGTACTTGGATTATTGCTGGGGTTTTTGTTGCAAGATTTGTCTTTATGACGTTGCGTTTTAACTAA
- a CDS encoding type II toxin-antitoxin system RelE family toxin — translation MKSLTTTEFRKLFAALPKQAQDQTRAAYRQFQKDPSHPSLRFKKVHPELPIYSARISKNYRAVGQLDGDTAIWFWVGSHAEYDKLLGQL, via the coding sequence GTGAAGTCACTTACCACAACCGAGTTTCGTAAATTATTTGCCGCCCTACCTAAACAAGCTCAAGACCAGACACGCGCAGCGTATCGCCAATTTCAAAAAGATCCCAGCCATCCAAGCTTGCGTTTTAAGAAGGTGCATCCAGAGTTGCCAATCTACTCTGCCCGAATTAGCAAAAATTATAGAGCCGTTGGTCAGTTGGATGGAGACACTGCAATCTGGTTTTGGGTTGGTTCACACGCAGAGTACGACAAGTTGTTGGGGCAATTGTAG
- a CDS encoding type II toxin-antitoxin system RelN family antitoxin: MKALKVMATIDEQGQLTLDRPLITDKNSRVEVIVLIPETADIEDKLQTEILADFRQSWHEAMSGQTIPVAQLWQGIEDA, encoded by the coding sequence ATGAAAGCACTTAAGGTTATGGCAACAATCGATGAGCAAGGACAACTAACCTTAGATCGTCCCCTCATCACAGATAAAAACAGCCGTGTAGAAGTCATTGTTTTAATTCCAGAAACAGCAGATATAGAAGATAAATTACAAACAGAAATTCTAGCCGATTTTAGGCAATCTTGGCACGAAGCCATGAGCGGGCAAACTATTCCTGTTGCTCAACTTTGGCAAGGGATTGAGGATGCCTGA